Proteins found in one Roseovarius pelagicus genomic segment:
- a CDS encoding ABC transporter ATP-binding protein yields the protein MLDSAEGYTTEDGRKIGGVVMEMKNITLRFGGVTAIQDISFDIREGEIRAIIGPNGAGKSSMLNVISGFYNPQEGEVFYKGAKRPSMKPYQVARQGIARTFQNIALFEGMSVLDNVMTGRLRQMNAGIFAQAIWKGKAEREEVENREVVEKVIDFLEIQHIRKTPVGRLPYGLKKRVELARALAAEPSILLLDEPMAGMNVEEKEDMSRFILDVNDEFGTTIALIEHDMGVVMDLSDRVVVMDYGKKIGDGTPDEVRNNQDVIDAYLGVAHD from the coding sequence ATGCTTGACAGCGCAGAAGGCTACACCACCGAGGACGGTCGCAAGATCGGCGGTGTGGTGATGGAGATGAAGAATATTACCCTGCGTTTCGGCGGTGTTACGGCGATTCAGGATATCAGCTTTGACATTCGCGAGGGCGAAATCAGGGCGATCATCGGTCCCAATGGGGCGGGCAAATCATCCATGCTGAATGTCATCAGCGGGTTCTACAATCCGCAGGAGGGCGAGGTGTTTTACAAAGGTGCAAAACGCCCTTCGATGAAGCCCTATCAGGTCGCGCGACAAGGGATTGCGCGGACGTTTCAGAACATCGCTCTGTTCGAGGGTATGAGCGTTCTGGACAACGTGATGACCGGCCGATTGCGGCAGATGAATGCGGGGATTTTTGCGCAGGCGATCTGGAAGGGTAAGGCCGAGCGTGAAGAGGTTGAAAACCGGGAAGTTGTTGAGAAGGTTATTGATTTTCTTGAAATCCAGCATATTCGCAAGACGCCGGTGGGGCGTTTGCCTTATGGCCTGAAGAAACGGGTTGAACTGGCGCGGGCGCTGGCGGCAGAGCCGTCGATCCTGCTGCTGGACGAGCCGATGGCGGGCATGAACGTCGAGGAGAAAGAGGACATGAGCCGCTTTATTCTGGATGTGAATGACGAATTTGGCACCACGATCGCACTGATCGAGCATGACATGGGCGTGGTCATGGACCTGAGCGACCGGGTCGTGGTGATGGATTACGGTAAGAAGATCGGCGATGGCACGCCGGATGAAGTCCGCAACAATCAGGACGTGATCGATGCC
- a CDS encoding AMP-binding protein, with the protein MAKPIEATDGHGSIPALLQRNASQFANRSAYREKEYGIWQSWTWAETEKEIEALALGLIDLGVKEGEFIAVIGRNRPYFYWAIVAAQSVGAIPVPLYQDAAADEMAYVMDHCGARVAIVEDQEQVDKVIEIQGQLTEFEHMIYIDPRGLRKYDHSKLHQYGQVQEKGRATHDENISELRARRDKLNYDSICVMLYTSGTTGKPKGVVLSNRNIIEASKSSSEFDKLRRDEEVLAYLPMAWVGDFIFSIGQAYWCGFCVNCPESADTMQTDLREIGPTYYFAPPRVFETQLTNVMIRMEDAGRLKKRLFDHYMAHARKVGGDILDGKPVGGMDRLKYTLGNLFVYGPLKNTLGLSRVRVGYTAGEAIGPEIFAFYRSLGINLKQLYGQTEASVFITLQPDGEVRDDTVGVPAPGVEIRIADNGEVFYRSPGTFEYYYKNEESTKSTKDPEGWVATGDAGYFDEETGQLRIIDRAKDVGKMAGGELFAPKYVENKLKFFPNILEAVVFGNGREQCTAFINIDLTAVGNWAERNNIGYASYQELAGHSQVLETIREHVETVNRSLADDPMLGACQIHRFLVLHKELDADDGEMTRTRKVRRGVISDKFNDLLTALYDGSDEIFTKTEVTYEDGRKGSISATLKIVDAAVVPVETQKVAAE; encoded by the coding sequence TTGGCCAAGCCTATAGAGGCGACGGACGGGCATGGCTCGATTCCGGCGCTGCTTCAGCGTAATGCATCGCAGTTTGCAAATCGTTCCGCATATCGGGAAAAGGAATACGGGATCTGGCAGAGCTGGACCTGGGCCGAAACCGAGAAAGAGATCGAGGCCTTGGCACTGGGACTGATTGATCTCGGGGTGAAGGAAGGTGAATTCATCGCCGTTATCGGGCGCAATCGTCCGTATTTCTATTGGGCCATTGTCGCGGCGCAATCAGTGGGCGCGATCCCTGTTCCACTTTATCAGGACGCCGCTGCAGACGAGATGGCCTATGTTATGGACCATTGCGGGGCACGTGTGGCCATCGTCGAGGATCAGGAACAAGTCGACAAGGTGATCGAAATTCAGGGTCAGCTGACTGAATTCGAGCATATGATCTATATCGATCCGCGTGGCCTGCGCAAATACGACCATTCCAAGCTGCATCAGTATGGTCAGGTTCAGGAGAAGGGTCGCGCGACCCATGATGAAAATATCAGTGAACTACGCGCGCGGCGCGACAAGCTGAACTACGACAGCATTTGTGTGATGCTCTATACCTCGGGTACGACGGGCAAGCCCAAGGGCGTCGTGCTGAGCAACCGCAACATCATCGAGGCCTCCAAGTCATCGTCGGAGTTCGACAAGCTGCGCCGCGACGAAGAGGTTCTGGCCTATCTGCCGATGGCATGGGTGGGGGATTTTATCTTTTCCATCGGTCAGGCCTATTGGTGTGGCTTCTGCGTGAACTGCCCTGAAAGTGCAGACACGATGCAGACTGACCTGCGCGAGATCGGACCGACCTACTACTTTGCCCCACCGCGAGTGTTCGAGACACAGCTGACCAATGTGATGATCCGTATGGAGGATGCAGGGCGATTGAAGAAACGCCTGTTCGATCACTATATGGCGCATGCCCGCAAAGTGGGCGGTGATATTCTGGACGGCAAACCTGTCGGCGGAATGGATCGGCTGAAATACACGCTGGGCAATCTATTCGTCTATGGTCCACTCAAGAACACCCTCGGCCTGAGCCGGGTGCGCGTGGGCTATACGGCAGGCGAAGCGATCGGGCCCGAGATTTTCGCGTTCTATCGCTCGCTCGGAATCAACCTGAAACAGCTCTATGGCCAGACCGAAGCATCGGTGTTCATCACGTTGCAGCCCGATGGGGAAGTGCGTGACGATACCGTGGGTGTCCCGGCACCGGGGGTGGAAATCCGTATCGCCGACAATGGCGAGGTGTTCTATCGCAGCCCCGGTACGTTCGAGTATTATTACAAGAACGAGGAAAGCACGAAGAGCACCAAAGACCCCGAAGGCTGGGTCGCGACGGGCGACGCGGGTTATTTCGATGAGGAAACCGGCCAGCTACGCATCATCGACCGTGCCAAGGATGTGGGCAAGATGGCGGGGGGCGAGTTGTTTGCGCCCAAGTATGTTGAAAACAAGCTGAAATTCTTTCCCAACATTCTGGAGGCCGTGGTCTTTGGCAATGGTCGCGAGCAATGCACAGCGTTCATCAACATCGACCTGACGGCGGTGGGCAACTGGGCCGAGCGCAACAATATCGGCTATGCGTCCTATCAGGAACTGGCTGGTCACAGTCAGGTGCTCGAGACGATCCGCGAGCATGTGGAAACGGTCAATCGGTCGTTGGCAGATGACCCGATGCTGGGGGCGTGCCAGATCCACCGTTTTCTGGTGTTGCACAAGGAACTGGATGCCGATGACGGCGAGATGACCCGCACGCGCAAGGTGCGGCGCGGGGTGATTTCGGATAAGTTCAATGATCTGCTGACGGCGCTTTATGATGGGTCGGATGAGATATTTACAAAGACTGAAGTGACCTACGAGGATGGCCGCAAGGGCAGCATTTCAGCGACGCTCAAAATTGTCGATGCGGCGGTTGTGCCGGTCGAGACGCAGAAGGTTGCAGCGGAATGA